One genomic segment of Terrihabitans soli includes these proteins:
- a CDS encoding methyl-accepting chemotaxis protein — MFGWFNDLKLLIKLAVPTVVLIAVVVGLLFLANDGLDKLAAQTDTIVDDAAASLSAVQQIEASVNEATIQEKNLILTDDPALMQSYKTNYESAKAEALENADKLLALTNDTDRAVDTALKDTVVSYFAATDKSVDLSVSGDHDGAEKFSLSEGRQARGKARDDIGKRVDTMVAEMDQAQIQADETSDSTVNTLMIAGAVGLVLATGLLAIIALKGIVAPMTSMTSSMGRLAGGDLEVEVEGTHRKDEVGQLARSLQVFKDNAIEARRLAELQEAENQAKMRRAQRLDELTKTFEASSSELVRSLSAAAAEMEATSSSMSATAEETNQQAASVASAAEQTSANVHTVAASTEELASSVSEISRQVGDSSKIAKDAVEEARRADVIVQSLTQGAQKIGDVVALIDEIASQTNLLALNATIEAARAGEAGRGFAVVASEVKELAAQTGRATSEISSQITEIQTSTQQAVDALRAIGGTIDNINQITYAVAAAVEQQGAATNEIARNVQQAAQGTQSVTGSIEQVREAASITGEASAQVLSAARELAQQSATLGTEVESFLANVKAA; from the coding sequence ATGTTCGGCTGGTTCAACGACCTCAAGCTTCTGATCAAACTCGCCGTACCGACAGTGGTTCTGATAGCCGTCGTCGTCGGTCTGCTGTTTTTAGCCAATGACGGTCTCGATAAGCTGGCGGCTCAGACGGATACGATCGTCGACGACGCGGCGGCGAGCCTGTCTGCGGTGCAGCAAATCGAAGCGTCGGTGAACGAAGCGACCATTCAGGAAAAGAACCTGATCCTGACCGACGATCCGGCTCTGATGCAGTCTTACAAGACCAACTACGAATCGGCGAAGGCCGAAGCGCTGGAAAACGCCGACAAGCTGCTCGCTCTGACGAACGATACGGATCGGGCCGTCGACACGGCGCTCAAGGACACGGTCGTCTCTTATTTCGCCGCGACCGATAAGAGCGTCGATCTCAGTGTCAGTGGCGATCACGACGGCGCCGAAAAGTTCTCGCTCTCCGAAGGCCGGCAGGCGCGCGGAAAGGCCCGCGACGATATCGGCAAGCGCGTCGATACCATGGTCGCGGAAATGGATCAGGCTCAAATCCAGGCGGACGAAACGAGCGATTCCACGGTCAATACGCTGATGATTGCCGGCGCGGTCGGTCTTGTGCTTGCCACCGGCCTTCTGGCCATCATTGCCCTGAAAGGCATCGTTGCGCCGATGACGTCGATGACAAGTTCCATGGGACGCCTTGCCGGTGGCGATCTTGAAGTCGAGGTGGAAGGTACCCACCGCAAGGACGAAGTCGGCCAGCTCGCACGTTCGCTGCAGGTCTTCAAGGACAACGCCATCGAGGCGCGGCGCCTTGCCGAACTTCAGGAAGCCGAGAACCAGGCCAAAATGCGCCGCGCCCAGCGCCTCGACGAATTGACCAAAACCTTCGAAGCGTCTTCGAGCGAACTCGTCAGATCGCTGTCGGCGGCGGCGGCGGAGATGGAAGCGACGTCAAGTTCAATGTCGGCGACGGCGGAGGAGACCAATCAACAGGCCGCGTCTGTTGCCTCGGCCGCCGAGCAAACCTCGGCCAATGTGCATACGGTGGCGGCCTCGACGGAGGAACTCGCCTCCTCGGTCAGCGAAATCAGCCGCCAGGTCGGCGACAGCTCAAAGATCGCCAAGGATGCCGTTGAAGAAGCGCGCCGTGCTGACGTCATCGTCCAGTCGCTCACTCAAGGAGCCCAGAAAATCGGCGATGTGGTCGCGCTGATCGATGAGATCGCCTCGCAGACCAATCTTCTGGCCCTCAACGCCACGATCGAGGCGGCACGCGCCGGCGAAGCCGGACGCGGTTTTGCCGTCGTCGCCTCGGAAGTGAAGGAACTGGCGGCACAGACCGGACGGGCGACCAGCGAGATTTCCTCGCAGATCACGGAAATCCAAACATCCACCCAGCAGGCGGTCGACGCGCTGCGCGCCATCGGCGGCACAATCGACAATATCAACCAGATCACTTACGCGGTTGCCGCGGCAGTGGAGCAGCAGGGCGCGGCGACGAACGAAATCGCCCGCAATGTCCAGCAGGCGGCCCAAGGCACCCAGTCGGTGACCGGCAGCATCGAACAGGTGAGGGAGGCCGCAAGCATCACCGGCGAGGCTTCGGCGCAGGTTCTGTCGGCGGCGCGTGAACTCGCACAGCAGTCGGCGACGCTCGGCACCGAGGTCGAGAGCTTTCTTGCCAATGTCAAAGCCGCCTGA
- a CDS encoding EAL domain-containing protein gives MVQFPQTSSAPTPGGPAAHRQLCYILDNDAPVRRIISFGAARKNFRSVECPSLGALIERTVAERPDLIFIDIEGADSDAVEALRHLEKANYDGVVHLMSRREPALLETLAEIGVTRGLVMGHRLHKPFRRSAIETIFEETSRGTPLPMVGASAPPIVAPDSVTGATLHDAVTTGAVALTYQPRFDLETGRPYGAEAFARHRVSFDLLSASRASAAPEDLDRLTEIMLTSAMGDWRRFARPSFNPLITLRVPLVSLARLPIGEIIRRGRPQTSDWPGLVIELTEAEVTGDPQRIREIAAQMKIYGLGVSIGDFGTGRTTLSALGSVAPNEMTIDPSFVRSCATRVFNSRICNSLVLLARSLGARSVAEGVGSDEDLMALIKLGCDAAQGDFLARPLLAEDFERFLARGDFLDLPEVRTSNLLHLRQHDARLSLREIEVLEHIAMGKSSKETGQALGLSPRTIDVYRAKLMAKLNARNVAELVKVALTARH, from the coding sequence ATGGTCCAATTTCCGCAAACATCGAGTGCACCAACGCCGGGTGGGCCGGCAGCACACCGCCAACTCTGCTATATCCTCGACAATGATGCGCCGGTTCGGCGCATTATTTCTTTCGGGGCCGCGCGAAAGAATTTCCGTTCGGTCGAATGTCCGTCGCTCGGAGCACTGATCGAACGAACAGTCGCTGAACGCCCCGACCTGATCTTTATCGATATCGAAGGCGCCGACAGCGACGCAGTCGAGGCTCTTCGTCATCTCGAGAAGGCGAACTATGATGGTGTTGTCCATCTTATGAGCCGACGGGAGCCTGCTCTTCTCGAAACGCTTGCCGAAATCGGCGTCACTCGCGGCCTTGTGATGGGACACCGCCTACACAAGCCTTTCCGCCGATCGGCCATCGAGACAATCTTCGAAGAAACATCACGCGGCACGCCGCTGCCGATGGTCGGAGCGTCAGCACCGCCTATCGTTGCCCCCGATTCCGTCACCGGCGCGACGCTGCACGATGCGGTGACGACAGGTGCTGTCGCGCTCACTTATCAGCCGCGGTTTGATCTCGAGACCGGCCGCCCCTACGGCGCGGAAGCTTTTGCGCGTCACCGCGTCTCGTTCGATCTCCTGTCCGCTTCGCGCGCATCGGCGGCGCCCGAGGATTTGGACCGCTTGACCGAGATCATGCTGACATCGGCCATGGGCGACTGGCGCCGCTTCGCGCGTCCGTCCTTCAATCCACTGATCACGCTGCGCGTGCCTCTGGTTTCGCTGGCGCGTCTGCCGATCGGCGAAATCATCCGTCGCGGCCGTCCGCAAACGAGCGACTGGCCCGGGCTCGTCATCGAGCTGACGGAGGCGGAGGTCACCGGCGACCCGCAGAGGATTCGCGAGATCGCTGCGCAAATGAAAATATATGGACTGGGTGTCTCCATAGGTGACTTCGGTACCGGCCGTACCACGCTGAGTGCGCTGGGCTCGGTGGCGCCGAATGAAATGACCATCGATCCAAGCTTCGTCCGCAGCTGCGCGACCCGGGTATTCAACAGCCGCATCTGTAATTCGCTGGTCCTTCTTGCCCGCAGCCTCGGCGCACGTTCGGTGGCGGAGGGCGTCGGCTCCGACGAAGACCTCATGGCTCTTATCAAGCTCGGCTGCGATGCGGCCCAGGGCGATTTTCTGGCGCGGCCGCTGCTCGCCGAGGATTTCGAACGCTTCCTCGCGCGCGGCGATTTCCTCGACCTTCCGGAGGTGCGGACGTCCAACCTCCTGCACCTGCGTCAGCACGATGCGCGCCTGAGCCTGCGCGAGATCGAGGTGCTGGAACACATCGCCATGGGCAAATCGAGCAAGGAGACGGGCCAGGCGCTCGGTCTCAGTCCGCGCACCATCGATGTGTACCGCGCCAAGCTGATGGCCAAGCTGAACGCCAGAAACGTAGCCGAACTGGTCAAGGTTGCCCTTACAGCCCGCCATTAA
- the ureG gene encoding urease accessory protein UreG gives MAETSSNGPLRVGIGGPVGSGKTALMEALCKLFRDRYDLCAITNDIYTKEDARLLTVAGALPVERIMGVETGGCPHTAIREDASINLAAVADMNRKFPKLDLILIESGGDNLAATFSPELADITIYVIDVAGGEKIPRKGGPGITRSDLLVVNKIDLAPMVGADLSIMEADTKRMRGERPYVFTNIRGGVGTADVAAFIERAGGLSAKAA, from the coding sequence ATGGCTGAGACATCCTCGAACGGACCTCTTCGCGTCGGCATTGGCGGCCCCGTCGGCAGCGGCAAGACCGCTTTGATGGAAGCGCTCTGCAAGCTGTTCCGCGATCGCTACGACCTGTGCGCCATCACCAATGACATCTACACAAAGGAAGATGCGCGGCTCTTGACCGTCGCCGGCGCACTCCCCGTCGAGCGCATTATGGGTGTCGAGACCGGCGGCTGTCCGCACACCGCGATCCGCGAAGACGCCTCGATCAATCTGGCGGCCGTCGCCGATATGAACCGCAAATTCCCCAAACTCGATCTCATCCTGATCGAGTCGGGCGGCGACAATCTCGCCGCGACTTTTTCGCCGGAACTCGCCGATATCACGATCTATGTCATCGATGTTGCCGGCGGCGAAAAGATTCCGCGCAAAGGCGGTCCCGGCATCACGCGGTCGGACCTTCTGGTCGTCAACAAGATCGATCTCGCCCCCATGGTCGGCGCCGATCTTTCGATCATGGAGGCCGACACCAAGCGCATGCGCGGCGAGCGGCCCTATGTCTTCACCAATATCCGCGGCGGGGTCGGAACTGCGGACGTCGCGGCCTTCATCGAACGCGCCGGCGGATTGTCGGCCAAGGCCGCCTAA
- a CDS encoding methyl-accepting chemotaxis protein codes for MFGFDNLKLLVKLAVPTAILIAVVTGLIVLASHDLDSLANQTQSIIQGTAARRAAIQQLECSVNEATIQEKNLILSEDPALMQSYKTQYEAAKTEALENAEKLVSLAADEERKKINLGVKDTVQHYFEVSDKSVAMSLSGDHEGAEKLSMSEGRQARGKAGDLVGKRVDAMGEELEHARIEAIETSDETSRVLIISASSGLLLAISLLVLIAIKGVVKPLTGMTTAMGRLAGGDLEVEVQGIKRRDEVGELARSLQVFKDNALEARRMAEAAEAENQAKMRRAQRLDELTKAFQGSSSELVRSLSAAASEMEATSGSMSATAEETNQQAAAVASAAEQTSANVQTVAASTEELASSVSEISRQVGESSKIAEAAVEEARRADVIVQSLTQGAQKIGDVVALIDEIASQTNLLALNATIEAARAGEAGRGFAVVASEVKELAAQTGRATSEISSQITEIQTATQQAVEALRSIGGTIDNISKITYTVAAAVEEQGAATHEIARNVQQAAQGTQAVTGNIEQVREAAGITGAASAQVLSAARELAQHSSNLGTEVESFLTNVQAA; via the coding sequence ATGTTCGGGTTCGACAATCTCAAGTTGCTCGTGAAGCTGGCAGTGCCGACAGCAATCTTGATTGCGGTTGTAACGGGGCTGATCGTCCTCGCCAGTCACGATTTAGACAGCCTCGCGAACCAGACACAGTCGATCATCCAGGGAACGGCTGCCCGGCGGGCGGCAATCCAGCAGCTGGAGTGCTCGGTCAACGAAGCAACGATCCAAGAGAAGAATCTGATTCTTTCGGAAGACCCGGCGCTCATGCAGTCTTACAAAACCCAGTATGAAGCCGCGAAGACGGAAGCTCTCGAAAATGCCGAAAAGCTCGTCAGCCTGGCGGCAGACGAAGAGCGGAAAAAGATCAACCTCGGCGTCAAAGATACGGTCCAGCACTATTTCGAAGTCTCGGACAAGAGCGTTGCGATGAGCCTGAGCGGCGACCATGAGGGCGCCGAAAAACTTTCAATGTCCGAGGGCCGCCAGGCGCGCGGCAAAGCCGGAGATCTGGTCGGAAAACGTGTCGATGCCATGGGGGAGGAGCTGGAACACGCCCGGATCGAGGCTATCGAAACCAGCGACGAGACATCCAGGGTTCTCATAATCTCGGCGAGCAGCGGTTTGCTGCTGGCCATCAGCCTTCTCGTGCTGATCGCAATCAAGGGTGTGGTCAAGCCGCTGACCGGCATGACGACGGCGATGGGGCGCCTTGCCGGCGGCGATCTTGAGGTCGAAGTCCAGGGCATCAAGCGCCGGGACGAAGTCGGTGAGCTTGCCCGCTCGCTGCAGGTCTTCAAAGACAATGCTCTTGAAGCGCGCCGGATGGCTGAGGCTGCCGAGGCTGAAAATCAGGCGAAGATGCGCCGGGCGCAGCGTCTCGATGAACTGACCAAAGCCTTCCAGGGCTCGTCGAGTGAACTCGTCCGCTCGCTATCTGCAGCGGCATCGGAGATGGAAGCCACATCCGGATCGATGTCGGCGACCGCCGAAGAGACGAACCAGCAGGCGGCGGCGGTGGCATCGGCGGCCGAACAGACGTCCGCCAATGTGCAGACGGTTGCAGCCTCCACGGAAGAGCTCGCGTCTTCCGTCAGCGAGATCAGCCGTCAGGTCGGCGAAAGCTCCAAGATCGCGGAAGCCGCAGTCGAGGAAGCGCGCCGCGCCGACGTCATAGTTCAGTCGCTCACTCAAGGCGCCCAGAAGATCGGCGATGTGGTTGCGCTGATCGATGAGATCGCATCGCAGACAAATCTTCTCGCCCTGAATGCCACCATCGAAGCGGCGCGCGCCGGCGAAGCCGGCCGCGGTTTTGCCGTCGTTGCCTCCGAAGTGAAGGAGCTTGCGGCGCAGACCGGACGGGCGACGAGCGAGATTTCTTCGCAGATCACCGAAATCCAGACTGCGACGCAGCAGGCGGTCGAAGCGCTGCGCAGCATCGGCGGCACGATCGATAATATCAGCAAGATCACCTACACGGTGGCGGCGGCTGTCGAAGAGCAGGGTGCGGCAACGCATGAAATCGCCCGCAATGTTCAGCAGGCGGCTCAGGGCACGCAGGCGGTGACCGGCAATATCGAGCAGGTGAGGGAAGCAGCCGGCATTACCGGCGCGGCCTCCGCCCAGGTTCTGTCGGCGGCGCGCGAGCTTGCCCAGCACTCCTCAAATCTCGGCACGGAAGTGGAGAGCTTCCTCACCAACGTCCAGGCGGCATGA
- a CDS encoding DUF6006 family protein, whose translation MSGRILRALLFALAGFGIAAPASGSQIERHWLDGVWNCRIDGRPAQMKWVIVDDPQVTCSGEWCTSAGLVRRKGSFSDNGSRWVPLLNLRNGGEGRGSFFNHADGNRWYLLKPDASGRARGHTTWNGNQYSLVCWR comes from the coding sequence ATGAGCGGAAGAATTCTGCGCGCATTGCTGTTCGCGCTCGCCGGGTTTGGGATTGCGGCGCCCGCATCCGGGTCCCAGATCGAGAGGCATTGGCTCGATGGTGTCTGGAACTGCAGGATCGACGGTCGTCCGGCACAAATGAAATGGGTGATCGTCGATGATCCTCAGGTCACCTGCAGCGGTGAGTGGTGCACGAGCGCAGGTCTCGTGCGCCGCAAAGGCAGTTTCTCTGACAATGGTTCGCGCTGGGTGCCTTTGCTCAATCTGCGCAATGGCGGAGAAGGACGCGGTTCGTTCTTCAACCATGCCGACGGCAATCGTTGGTATTTACTGAAGCCCGATGCCAGCGGCCGGGCGCGCGGCCATACGACCTGGAACGGCAACCAGTATTCCCTGGTCTGCTGGCGCTAA
- a CDS encoding urease accessory protein UreF, protein MNSLPLFAWLSPAFPVGAYAYSHGLEWAVEDGDVKDEATLLAWLKDTLTLGAGRNDAILFAQAYRALGDKAAFAAVNELALALAPSQELRLETAQQGRSFLDAVLNAWPKDDLAEAAKEIGEIAYPVAVGLTAVAHKIPLAASLPAFVLAFAQNLVSAAIRSAPIGQTSGQRVIHALTPMIEALASEAETLTLDDLGGAVFRADLGSFKHETQYTRLFRS, encoded by the coding sequence ATGAATTCCCTTCCCCTCTTCGCCTGGCTGTCGCCGGCTTTTCCGGTCGGCGCCTATGCCTATTCGCACGGGCTGGAATGGGCGGTGGAAGACGGCGATGTGAAGGACGAAGCCACTCTTCTCGCCTGGCTGAAAGATACTCTGACGCTCGGCGCCGGACGTAACGACGCAATCCTTTTCGCTCAAGCCTATCGTGCGCTCGGCGATAAAGCCGCGTTCGCAGCCGTCAACGAGCTCGCTTTGGCGCTCGCGCCGTCGCAGGAACTGCGATTGGAGACGGCGCAGCAGGGCCGCAGCTTTCTCGATGCGGTTCTGAACGCCTGGCCGAAGGACGATCTTGCGGAAGCCGCAAAAGAGATCGGCGAGATCGCCTATCCCGTCGCGGTCGGGCTTACCGCAGTGGCGCACAAAATCCCGCTTGCCGCGTCCCTGCCCGCTTTCGTGCTGGCCTTTGCGCAGAACCTCGTTTCCGCGGCGATCCGCTCGGCACCGATCGGCCAGACCTCGGGCCAGCGCGTCATCCATGCACTGACGCCGATGATCGAAGCGCTCGCATCCGAAGCCGAGACGCTCACGCTCGACGATCTCGGCGGCGCGGTCTTCCGCGCCGATCTCGGCTCGTTCAAGCACGAGACGCAGTATACGCGCCTGTTCCGTTCTTAA
- a CDS encoding alpha/beta hydrolase encodes MLDLTLAGRINFTPRAPTKDPLPAGLHKLGLYEERDYFLVVPEGLDPKKPAPFMIMFHGGGGSAERIMPVMKTHAEQNGFLLLVPQSLLPTWDIVIAGNGPDRERIENAINWVADRYALRSDKFAFAGHSDGGSYALSNGVANGDFVTHILAHSAGFFTPLHQEGAPHIFIAHGSADEKTPVETAGRASAQKLKGAGYDVTYIEYDGPHASQPNIVAVMVKYFLNYPPPAPAAP; translated from the coding sequence ATGCTCGATCTCACCCTCGCCGGCCGCATCAATTTTACCCCCAGGGCACCGACCAAAGACCCGCTGCCTGCAGGACTGCACAAGCTCGGCCTCTATGAGGAGCGCGACTATTTCCTCGTCGTGCCGGAAGGGCTCGATCCGAAAAAGCCGGCGCCCTTCATGATCATGTTTCATGGCGGCGGCGGCAGCGCCGAGCGCATCATGCCGGTGATGAAGACCCATGCGGAGCAAAACGGCTTTCTGCTTCTGGTGCCGCAATCGCTTTTACCGACCTGGGACATCGTCATTGCCGGCAACGGGCCCGACCGCGAGCGGATCGAAAACGCGATCAACTGGGTCGCCGACCGCTATGCGCTACGCTCGGACAAATTCGCATTTGCCGGACATTCGGACGGCGGCTCCTATGCGCTGTCGAACGGCGTCGCCAATGGCGATTTCGTCACGCATATCCTTGCTCACTCGGCAGGCTTCTTCACGCCGCTGCACCAGGAAGGCGCACCGCATATTTTCATCGCCCATGGATCCGCGGACGAGAAAACGCCGGTGGAAACCGCCGGGCGCGCCAGTGCGCAGAAGCTGAAGGGAGCGGGCTATGACGTCACCTATATCGAATATGACGGGCCACACGCCTCGCAGCCGAACATCGTTGCGGTGATGGTGAAGTACTTTTTGAATTATCCGCCGCCGGCTCCCGCCGCGCCATAA
- a CDS encoding c-type cytochrome → MFGRLAIIGLCAWFMALPAKADDKIERGAYLARIMDCGGCHTPGVFAGKPDFGRMLGGSEIGFNLPGLGIFYPPNLTPDATGLGAWSEDQIVIAVRTGVRPDGRALAPVMPWHSYAALTDEDAGALAAYLKSLTPVKNQVPAPVAADGKATAPYLTVVAP, encoded by the coding sequence ATGTTTGGACGTCTGGCCATTATCGGGCTTTGTGCCTGGTTCATGGCGCTGCCCGCAAAAGCCGATGATAAAATCGAGCGCGGCGCCTATCTCGCACGCATCATGGATTGCGGCGGTTGCCATACCCCCGGCGTCTTCGCCGGAAAGCCCGATTTCGGGCGGATGCTCGGCGGCTCGGAAATCGGGTTCAATCTGCCCGGTCTCGGCATTTTCTATCCGCCCAATCTGACGCCGGATGCGACGGGCCTCGGCGCCTGGTCGGAGGATCAGATCGTCATAGCTGTACGTACCGGCGTGCGGCCCGACGGGCGCGCGCTTGCGCCGGTCATGCCCTGGCATTCCTATGCGGCGCTGACGGATGAGGATGCGGGCGCGCTCGCGGCCTATCTGAAATCGCTGACGCCGGTGAAGAACCAGGTCCCGGCGCCGGTCGCGGCCGATGGCAAGGCCACAGCGCCTTATCTCACGGTGGTCGCGCCCTAG
- a CDS encoding M15 family metallopeptidase, with product MAILLSRGGNNVPAEVQRWQHFLLSRNIPQAGSIDADFGLNTQNATKIFQLEMGVPVTGALDAATHAAAVTRGYRDISMDFYSARAGKHWPPPPSFNTPSNAARNSAFGCFMFSLQPEGPRPDHETIVIGGSCDGAQRDWVAANIVTIDVTQLKFAAEYRGRFRCHRLIERKVKDLFGRWEAEGLLHLFLTYAGAYVSRYVRDTQLPKAGHGPKKSSAVTSLSNHAFGSAFDINATWNPRTKTPAPPDVTQRGSVRLLVPSANAVGFFWGGHYQAPTKFDGMHFEFADFSQL from the coding sequence ATGGCCATACTCTTGTCCCGGGGTGGAAACAACGTACCGGCGGAAGTGCAGCGCTGGCAGCATTTTCTCTTGTCCCGCAACATCCCCCAGGCCGGCTCGATCGACGCCGATTTCGGCCTGAACACGCAAAACGCCACGAAAATCTTCCAGCTCGAAATGGGCGTGCCGGTTACGGGGGCGCTTGATGCCGCAACACATGCGGCGGCTGTGACCCGCGGCTATCGCGACATCTCGATGGACTTCTATAGCGCGCGGGCGGGAAAGCATTGGCCGCCGCCCCCGTCTTTCAATACGCCCAGCAATGCCGCCCGCAACAGCGCGTTCGGCTGCTTCATGTTCAGCCTGCAGCCGGAGGGTCCGCGCCCGGACCATGAGACGATCGTCATCGGTGGCTCGTGCGACGGCGCGCAACGCGATTGGGTCGCCGCCAATATCGTGACGATTGATGTGACGCAGCTGAAATTCGCCGCCGAATATCGGGGCCGCTTTCGCTGCCACCGGCTCATCGAGCGCAAGGTGAAGGATCTGTTCGGCCGCTGGGAGGCCGAGGGACTGCTCCACCTCTTCCTGACTTATGCCGGCGCTTACGTCTCGCGCTATGTGCGCGATACGCAACTTCCGAAAGCCGGGCACGGGCCGAAGAAAAGCTCCGCCGTCACATCCCTCAGCAATCATGCCTTCGGTTCGGCCTTCGACATCAACGCCACCTGGAATCCGCGCACCAAAACCCCGGCGCCGCCGGATGTGACGCAGAGGGGCTCGGTGCGTCTGCTTGTTCCATCCGCGAATGCCGTCGGATTCTTCTGGGGCGGGCATTATCAGGCGCCGACGAAGTTTGACGGAATGCATTTCGAGTTTGCCGACTTCAGCCAGCTTTAA